In the Leptotrichia sp. oral taxon 847 genome, one interval contains:
- a CDS encoding GDP-mannose 4,6-dehydratase: MKALITGVDGFVGKYLSEYLLKQKYEVYGTTISEKYKNEKIKIYKMNLLDEKEVNKVIKMIKPDKIFHLAGQSAVGLSWEKPVLTVNINVNGTLNLLEAVRNYSKDSKILIVGSSDQYGPIKPEECPIKESKIQNPQSPYGVSKKAQEEMCKLYVNAYHTNIIMVRAFNHIGAGQSTNFVVADFASKIAQIEKGSEPVLKVGNLETFRDFTDVRDIVRGYSLLLEKGKIGEIYNIGSGKEVKVSEILKKLISMSKKEIKIEIDPNKFRPVDVPLVVCDNSKIKKDTGWETEFLIDDTLEEVLEYWRSVIIERRE, from the coding sequence ATGAAAGCATTAATAACAGGTGTTGATGGCTTTGTAGGTAAGTATTTATCTGAATATCTTTTGAAACAAAAGTATGAAGTGTATGGTACAACTATTTCAGAAAAATATAAAAATGAAAAAATAAAAATTTATAAAATGAACTTATTGGATGAAAAAGAAGTAAATAAAGTAATTAAGATGATAAAACCAGATAAAATATTTCATTTGGCAGGACAAAGTGCAGTTGGACTTTCGTGGGAAAAACCTGTTTTAACTGTAAATATAAATGTAAATGGAACATTAAATTTACTTGAAGCAGTAAGAAATTACAGCAAAGATTCAAAAATATTAATAGTTGGTTCAAGTGATCAATATGGACCAATAAAGCCAGAAGAGTGCCCAATTAAGGAAAGTAAAATTCAAAATCCTCAAAGTCCATATGGTGTAAGTAAAAAGGCACAGGAAGAAATGTGCAAACTTTATGTAAATGCCTATCATACGAATATAATAATGGTTAGAGCTTTTAATCATATCGGAGCAGGACAAAGTACAAATTTTGTTGTGGCGGATTTTGCAAGTAAAATAGCTCAAATTGAAAAGGGAAGTGAACCTGTGCTAAAAGTGGGAAATTTAGAGACTTTCAGGGATTTTACAGATGTCAGAGATATAGTTAGGGGCTATAGTTTACTTTTAGAAAAAGGGAAAATTGGAGAAATTTATAATATAGGTTCAGGAAAAGAAGTTAAAGTAAGTGAAATTTTAAAAAAATTGATAAGTATGTCAAAAAAAGAAATAAAAATAGAAATTGATCCTAATAAATTTAGACCTGTAGATGTACCACTTGTAGTATGTGATAACAGTAAAATAAAAAAAGATACAGGATGGGAAACAGAGTTCCTTATTGACGATACGTTAGAAGAAGTATTGGAATATTGGAGAAGTGTTATTATAGAAAGGAGAGAATAA
- a CDS encoding ABC transporter permease translates to MFERIKEILKFKEMIKSFTIRELRTRYKGSFLGFLWTFVNPLMQLIVYSFMFPFILKVSEKNYTMFLFVALVPWTFFTTSLQGSCNLIVGNSSLVTKVYFPREILPLTYTLSGLCNTFFSYIIVFLMLLIFKVPLTVNLFWLPLILIGQTVLNLGLSLMAASINVFFRDFEYLVNVGILALYFTTPVMYSIDILPQNLQKALMFFNPMVGYTILYRDVMYYGKSLNTSIAIHVILYSIIVFILGYLIFQKLQKRFSEIL, encoded by the coding sequence ATGTTTGAAAGAATAAAAGAAATTTTAAAATTTAAAGAAATGATAAAAAGTTTCACAATAAGAGAATTAAGAACCAGATATAAAGGTTCTTTTTTGGGTTTTCTTTGGACTTTTGTTAATCCTTTAATGCAATTAATAGTATATTCATTTATGTTTCCTTTTATATTGAAAGTAAGTGAAAAAAATTATACAATGTTTTTATTTGTAGCATTAGTTCCTTGGACTTTTTTTACAACTTCACTTCAAGGGTCATGTAATTTAATAGTAGGTAATAGTAGTTTAGTTACAAAAGTTTATTTTCCAAGAGAAATATTACCATTAACTTATACTTTAAGTGGTCTGTGTAATACATTTTTTAGCTATATAATAGTTTTTCTAATGTTATTGATATTTAAAGTTCCTTTAACCGTGAACTTATTTTGGCTTCCATTAATATTAATAGGTCAAACAGTTTTAAATTTGGGACTGTCTTTAATGGCTGCTAGTATAAATGTTTTTTTTAGAGATTTTGAATATTTAGTTAATGTAGGAATTTTAGCATTATATTTTACAACACCTGTTATGTATAGTATAGATATATTGCCTCAAAATTTACAGAAGGCATTAATGTTTTTTAATCCAATGGTGGGCTATACAATTTTATATCGTGATGTAATGTATTATGGTAAATCTTTAAATACAAGTATAGCTATCCACGTTATTTTATATTCTATTATTGTTTTTATATTAGGATATTTGATATTTCAAAAATTACAAAAAAGATTTTCAGAAATATTATAG